The DNA region AGGGCGCGAGCGACGCGAGCAGCGTGCGCGGCGCGCCGAAGCCGAGACGTTCCCGGCCCGCATGAAGAAGCGGCTGCACCGGGCGCGCATAGGGCTGCGCAAATCCGGTGTCGACTATTTCCGGGGCGACGGCTCCGACTGGGTGGCGCTCGCCGCACTCCTCTTGACCGTCCCTGTCATCACCGCGTGCACGATCGTCAACCCGGTGTGGTTCGCGCCCGCCGCGCTCGTGCTGCCCATCGTCGCCGGCGGGCTGCTCCTGCGCCCCTCCAGCCTCCTCGGCCTGTACGCCGCCTCCGCGGCCGCCCTCATCGTGGAGTCCGTGCAGCTCGGCCCCTACACGGAAGGGCCCGCCCGGGTCACCCCCGGCACCGTCCTCACCGTCGCCGCCTGCGGTTTCTTCGGGCTCCTCATCGCCCAGTTCCGCAGCCGCGTCGGCGTGCCCTGGCGGGGCGGCGGCACCATGCTCTTCGACCTGCGCGAGCGGATCCGGGTGCAGAGCAAGCTCCCCAAGCTGCCGCGCGGCTGGCACCGGGAGATGGCCCTGCGGCCCGCCGGGGGCCAGTCCTTCTCCGGCGACTTCGTCGTCGCCGCCCGCACCAACGGGGGGCGCACCCTCGAAGTCGTCCTCACCGACGTCTCCGGCAAGGGCATGGACGCCGGGTCGCGGGCGCTGCTCCTGTCCGGCGCCTTCGGCGGCCTCCTCGGGTCGCTGCCGCCGCACGCCTTCCTGCCCGCCGCCAACGGGTACCTGCTCCGGCAGGACTGGGACGAGGGCTTCGCCACCTCCATCCACCTCGTCCTCGACCTGGAGACCGGCGACTACGAACTCCTCTCCGCCGGGCATCTGCCCGCCCTCCAGCTCAGCGCCGGGACCGGCCGCTGGGAGGAGAAGTCCGGCGAGGGCCCCCTCCTCGGCGTCTACGACGGCGCCCAGTTCGACCCCGTCAAGGGGTCCCTGCGCCCCGGCGACGTCCTCATGCTCTTCACCGACGGCATCGTCGAAGCCGCCGACCGCGACATCGCCGAAGGCATCGACCGCCTCACCGGCGAGGCCGACCGCTACGTCCCCGGCGGCTTCCACGGCGCCGCGTGGCACCTCATCGAGGCGGTCGCCAAGGACGTCAACGACGATCGGGCGCTGCTGCTGATCTGCCGCGACGCGTGAGCTGGCCGGGGGCCTCGGGCAGGTCCCCGGTGCGGGCGGGCCGGGGGCGCCCCCGAATCGGCGCTCCGCGCCTCGTCCTCAAGCGCCGGACGGGCTCTCTCCCACCCGCCCGCCCCGACTCGTCGTTCGACCGGGCAGTCGGCACTGCCTGCCTGGCCGGTCGGCCTGCCGGGTCGGCGCTTTGCGCCTCGTCCTCAAGCGCCGGACGGGCTTTCCCCCACCCGCCCGCCCCGACTCGTCGTTCGACCGGGCAGTCGGCACTGCCTGCCTGGCCGGTCGGCCTGCCGGGTCGGCGCTTCGCGCCTCGTCCTCAAGCGCCGGACGGGCTCTCTCCCACCCGCCCGCCCCCACCAGTCGTTCGACCGGAGTCGTCGGCACCGTCCTGCCTGCCTGCCTTCCTGCCCGTCTGCTCGGCCCGTCTGCCCAGCGCGCCTGCCCGGGGCGCTCGGGGCGCGCCTTTCAGTCCGCCTCGGCGAAGTTCTCAGCCCGTCCGGCGATTGAGGACGAGGCGCGGAGCGCCGATACGGGGTCCGGGGCGGAGCCCCGGTTTCGGGAAGGGGCGGGACTGGGGAAAGCCCCGCAGGGCCCCCACCAGCCACGACACCCCAAGGTGGGGGAAACCCCACCCCGCATTCGCCGGGCCACCTCATGGTCGCGGACACCCCGCACTCCGTACGTTCGATGCATCGACCACGCAGGAACGACGGAAGGCCACACGCCATGGGGCTGCGCAAGAAGAAGCGGCAGCAGCGAGACGAGTCCGCCACGGACCAGCACGCGGGCACGACCGCGACGGCGTCCGACTGGGCCGTGGAGCTGCGCGCCGTGCGCCGCCAGTACGGCCGCGGCTCCGGCGCCGTGCACGCCCTGCGGGGCATAGACCTGGCCCTGCCGCGGGGCAGCTTCACCGCGGTGATGGGCCCCTCCGGCTCGGGCAAGTCCACGTTCCTGCAGTGCGCGGCGGGCCTGGACCGCCCGACGGACGGCAGCGTCCGCCTCGGCGGCACGGAGATCACGGGGATGAGCGAGAACAAGCTGACGGCCCTGCGCCGCACCCGCCTGGGCTTCGTGTTCCAGGCGTTCAACCTGCTCCCGTCGCTCACGGTCGAGCAGAACGTCCTGCTCCCGATGCGCCTCGCGGGCCACCGCCCGGACCGCCGCAAGGCCGCCGAGATGCTGTCCCGGGTGGGCCTGGGCGACAAGGGCGGGCGCCGCCCCGGCCAGCTCTCCGGCGGCCAGCAGCAGCGCGTGGCCATCGCCCGCGCCCTGGTGACCGCGCCGGACGTGATCTTCGCGGACGAGCCGACCGGCGCCCTGGACACGACCACGGCGGGCGAGATCCTGAACCTGCTGCGCTCGGCCGTGAACGGCATGGGCGCCACGGTCGTCATGGTCACGCACGACCCGGCCGCGGCGGCGCACGCCGACCGCACCCTGTTCCTCGCCGACGGCGCCATCGTCGACCACCTGCAGGGCGCGTCGGCCGCCCTGATCGCCGACCGGATGACGACGCTGACGAGGGCCGCGGCCCCCGCGTACGCGGGAGCGGCGGCATGAGCTTCGTACCCAACGGACTGGCCCGCGCGGCCGTCCGCTTCAAGCCCGCCGCCTTCGTGGGGACGTTCGTCGCCCTCGCGATGGCCGCCTTCATCGTGTCCGCGTGCGGCATCCTCCTGGAGACCGGCCTGCGCGCCTCCGTACCACCGGTGCGCTACTCCGGCGCCCCCGTGGTGGCCGCCGCCGACCAGAAGTCCCACTACGAGGCCGGCAGCGGCGACGACCGCAGCGACAACGGCGCGCCGGTCCCCGACCGCGCCCGCCTCGCCGACTCCCTGGTGGCGAAGGCGGCCTCGGCGCCCGGCGCGCGTACCGCCGTCGCCGACGTCACCTTCCCCGTCAAGCAGGGCAAGGACGCACTGACCGCGCACGGCTGGGGCTCCACCGCCTTCACCGGCGAGAAGCTGACGGCGGGCCGCGCGCCCGGCGCCGGGGACGTGGTGCTCGCGGGCACCGGGGCCCGCGTCGGCGAGCGCGTCACGCTCACCACGGCGGACGGTCCGCGGGACTTCCGGGTCTCCGGCGTCTCGGGCGGCAAGGCCCCCACGGCGTGGTTCGCGGACTCCGAGGCGGTCCGGTTCTCCGGGCACCCCGGCCGCGTCGACGCCATCGCCGTGCTGCCCAAGGACGGCGTCACCGACGACGTGCTCAAGTCCCAGGTCGCCAAGGCCCTCGGCGACAAGGCCGAGGTGCACACCGGCGACGGCCGCGGCGGCGCCGAGGACCCGGGCCTCACCGAGGCCGAGGAGCTCCTCACCGGCCTCGGCGGCTCCTTCGGCGGCATCGCCGCGATGGTCGCCGTGTTCACCGCCGCCGGCACCGTCGCCCTCTCCGTGGGGCAGCGGGCCCGTGAGTTCGCGCTGCTGCGCGCCATCGGGACGACGCCGCGCCAGATCCGCCGCACCGTCGCCACGGAGACGCTCCTGGTGGCCCCGCTCGCGGGCGCCCTGGGCTGCCTGCCGGGCATCGCCCTGGCGAACTGGTGGTTCGGGCAGCTGAAGGACAAGGGCGCGGTCCCGGAGGCCGTCGACCTGTCCGTGTCGTTCATCCCGTTCGCCGCCGCCGTCGGCACGGCCGTCGTCACCGCCCTGTTCGCCGGGATGATGGCCGCGCGCCGCCCGGCCCGCATCAAGCCGGGCCAGGCCCTGAGCGAGGCCTCCGTGGAGCGGCTGCGGCCCGGCTGGATCCGTACGCCCCTCGGTGCCGCCGCGGCCGTCGGCGGTGTGGTCCTCGCGGGCGTCGCCGCCAACACCAGCGGCGACGACGCGGCGAACGCGGCCCTCGGCGTCGTCATGCTCTTCATGCTCGCCGTGGCGCTGCTCGGGCCGCTGGTGGCGCGGGCCTGCGCGGGCCTGTTCGGCCTGCCGATGCGCGGCGCGGGCGCCCCCGCGGCGCTCGCCGCGGCCAACTCCCGCAGCAACGCCCGCCGGATGGCGTCCGCGATCACGCCCATCGTGCTCGCGATGGCGTTCGCCTCCACGCTCGTCTTCATGCACACCTCCGAGAACAAGGTGGCTCAGAACCAGCAGCGCGACGGCATCACGGCGGACCACATCGTGGCGTCGAGGACGGGCTTCGACGCGACGGCGGTACGCGAGGCCACCGGGCCCGGCAGCGGCTCGGCCGTCGGCCTCCTGAAGACCTCCGTGCTGCTGCCCATGGGCTCGGGCGGCGACCGCTACCTGCAGTCGGCGAGCACGCAGGCCGTCACCGGCACGGCCGCGGACCTAGCCAAGGTGCAGGACCTGGGCGTCGAGTCCGGCCGGATCGACCTCGGCAAGGGGAAGGTCGCCCTGGACGCGAACCTCGCCCGCAACGCCCACCTGAAGGTCGGCGACCGCGTCGAACTGCGGCTGCCCGACGGCACGAAGGCCCGGCCCGAGGTCTCCGCGACGTACGAGCGCGGGCTCGGCCTGTCCCAAGTGACCCTGGGCGGCGCCGAGATGAAGCGGCACGTCACGTCGGCGTTCGACACGGAGATCTGGGCGAAGGGCTCCTCCGCCGCGGCGCTGAAGCACCTGGCGTCCCAGGGCACGGTCCTCGACCGCGACGACTACACCACCGCCCAGTCCAAGGACCGCGCGGTGCAGGCCTGGGCGAACACCACCATGGCGGCCGTCCTCGGCGGCTTCGCGGCCGTCGCCGCCGCCAACACCCTGGTGATGACGGTCCTGGACCGGCGGCGCGAGCTGGGCACGCTGCGCCTGATCGGCTCCACCCGGCGCCAGGTCCTGCGGATGGTGCGCTGGGAGGCGCTGCTCGTGACCTGCGCGGGCGTCGTCATCGGCACCGCCATCGCGCTGGCCACGCTGGTCCCGATGGTGAGGGGCCTCACCGGCGAGAGTCCCTACATCCCGCCGCTGCTCTACGCGGCCTTCGCGGGGTCGGCCGTGGTGCTCGGCCTGGTGGCCACGACGGTGCCCGCGCGGGCGGCGCTGGGGTCGTCGGCCTGACGCGCGCGGGGGTCGCGTCGTGCGGCTCGCTAGGGTCATCGGCATGACGCTGATGACCCTAGCTGAGGTGGAGGCGGTGGCCCGGCGGGCGCACGCCGGGCGGACGGACAAGGCGGGGCGGCCCTACGCCGAGCATCTGGCGGCGGTCGCCGAGGGGACGCGGGCGCGGGGCGGCTCACCGGAGCAGATCGCGGCGGCGTGGCTGCACGACGCGATCGAGGACGACGCGCTGACGCCGGACTGGCTGGCGGCGGCTGCCCTCGCCCCGGCCACGAAGGCCATCGTCCTCGCCCTCAGCAAGCGGCCCGGCGAGGCCCCGGAGGCGTACGCCGCCCGGATCCGCGCGACCCCCGGCGCTGTCCTCGTCAAGGAGGCCGACCTGGCCCACAACGCGGATCCGGGCCGCCTCGCCGTACTGGACGAGACGACCCGGACCCGCCTGGCGGCGAAGTACGCGCACATGCGCGCGCTGCTGTCAGAGGCCTGACCGCGCGGAGGGGCTCAGCGCGACGCACCCCGCTCGCGGGCCAGCGCGGCCGCGTCGCGACGGAAGGCCCACTCCATCTTGGGCTCCATGGCGAAGCGGAACACGCGCCGCACCGGTGGCGTGCACAGGAGCGTGACCACGGCGGCCGCGATCACCGTCACGATCACCTCACCGGCGGGCTCGTACAGCCAGGGGTTGGCGTCGAACCAGTCCCAGAACCGGGATCCCTTGGCGAGGAAGCCGTGCAGCAGATAGCCGTACAGCGTGCCGGCGCCGAGGACCGTGAACCACATCCTCCGGCGCGGCACCCAGGCGAAGAAGCACGCCGTGAGCAGCACCGAGCAGCCGAACAGGGCGAGCGTCATGACCACGCCGACCCACCACGGGACGCCGAGTTCCTGGGCGCTGTCGCGCCGGTAGAACCACACGGACGTCATCTTCGGGGCGGCCCAGTAGGCGAGCGCCACCGCGCACGCGAAGATCGGCACCGACAGGACGCGCACCTCGCGGCGGCGCACCAGCTGGAAGTGCTCGGGCTTGATGAACAGGCCGAGCACGAAGAACGGCATGAACTGCAGGACGCGCTGGAGATCCAGGTCGTCGCCGATGTCGGGCGAGACCACGGCGAGCACGGCGATGGCCAGGGCGAGCGGCACCGGCCAGCGCACGACCTTCCACAGCGGAGTGGTCAGCCGCCACACGAACAGGGCGATCAGGAACCACGTCAGGTACCAGGGGTCGAGCAGGCTGATCGGCTGCGTCGGATCGTCGTCGGCCCACCGCTTGAAGAAGGTGTACGCCACCTCGAAGATCACGTACGGCACGGCGACACCGGTCACGAGCCGCTTGAGCCGGTCGGGGCGCATGTCGAAGCTGCGCGAGAAGTAGCCGGAGATCAGGATGAACGCCGGCATGTGGAAGGTGTAGACGGTCATGTACAGCGCTTCGGCGGTGCGGCTGTGATCCGTCAGCGGCTCCCACGCGTGCGCCATCGCGACGAGCACGATCGCCAGGTACTTGGCGTTGTCGAAGAACGCGTCGCGCTGTTTGGCGGGCTCGGCCGCGCCGTCGGCGGGGCGGGCGGCGGTGGGTACCGCGGGCGCGGGGGAGGGGTGGGGGCTCTGGTGCGCGCGGGCCGTGGGGGGAACGGTCGGGGCGGAGTGGCGGCCGGTCTGGCGGGGGGTGGTGGCCGTGGCCGCGGCAGACTGGGGGACGCGGGGGCTCGGCATTCCGGGGACCGGCTCCTGCCCGGCGGACTGCAGGGGAGGCAGTGGCGCCCGGTGCCGCCCGTGTGGCTGAGCGGAGTTCGTCACAGGCCCTCCCACCAGGAGCTCGGTGAGACGATCCGGGACCGCACTGCGCCTGCGGGGGTCATGGCAGCGTGGAACATCTGAGGCACCCTAGCGTCGCCCCGGTGTTCCCGTAAAACCCTCAACTCATTCATCCCGTTCATCGCTCCGTGTTCCTGCCGTGTTCCCGTCGCGCCTTCTGTCTCGATTCCGGCGGTGCGTCAGCCGGTTGTTCATCAACACCGTTCATCCCATCCATCGGAACGCCGTCCGGGCGCCATCTGGACTTTCGTTATTCCGTGGCGCGGATACCCCCGTTACGGGATGGCTAACTGTCCGATAGGTCAGCATTCGCACCGCTTGAATCGTGCATAACGCCCACGGGCGACTCTGGTGAAATGTCCGGTTGATCGGTGCGTGGCGGGTTATGGCACCTCGCTCGATGTGCTCTCGGCAACAATTCGAATTCCTGTGAACCGCTTGTGCGTACGCGGCCGGGCGCGCGGCGCCGGAAGGCCCCGCGCCGATGTCCCCGCGTTCACCGGCCATGGAAACGATCAAGTCTAAATTCGCCGTCCGGTGGACCCGTCGAATTCCCGTACGCATGTCCCCGGTTGGCGCCCGCCGCGAGCGCCCGGGGGCACTCCCGGCTCGCGCGTCACACCCGCACCACAGGTCAAGGCTTGGCCGACGATATGTCACCGGCCGCATAGCGGCGTGCTGTTGGTGGCACGATGGTTCTGGCGGGGGAGTACGGGGTCGTACCCCCTCGGGCGGGAGAGCGACCGACCTAGGGTGTGATCTGTGTGGCCATTTCGCTGTCAGTGGTGCTGCTGTTGGCGATCGTCCTTGTCATGATGGTGCGTCAGGGAAACATCAAGGTGTGGCCCGCCATCGTCGCGGCGCTCTTCGGCTTCGTGCTCGCCTCGACGGGAATGGCCGACGACATCCAGGAACTCCTCGACTCGCTGGCCGAGACCATCGGGGACATACAGTTCTGACGGTGCGCGGCGGCGGACGGGGGTCCTGATCGGATGGCGCTACGGGAAACCGATCCACGACGGATCGGCGGCTGTCCGATCGAGGACCGACTGGGCTCCGGCGGAATGGGGGTCGTCTACCTCGCCCGCTCCGCCTCCGGCCGCCGCCTCGCGGTCAAGGTCGTCCATGGGCAGTACGCCGACGACCCCGAGTTCCGCGCCCGCTTCCGCCGCGAGGTGGCGGCCGCCCGGCAGGTCAGCGGCGCGTTCACGGCTCCCGTCGTGGACGCCGACGCCGACGCCGCGAGCCCCTGGATGGCCACGCTCTACATCCCCGGCGAGGACCTGGGCACCCACGTCCGCCGCGCGGGCCCGCTGCCCCCGGACCGCCTCCTGGAACTCGCCGCCGGGCTCACCGAGGCCCTGCGCGACATCCACCGCGTAGGCGTCGTCCACCGCGACCTCAAGCCGGCCAACGTCATGCTGGCCGAGGACGGCCCCCGCGTCATCGACTTCGGCGTCTCCCGCGCCGCCGAGGCCCTCGCGGGCGACGCCCTCACCCAGACCGGCCGCGTCATGGGCACCCCGCCGTACATGTCGCCGGAACAGCTCACGTCCCCCCGCGACGTGGGCCCCGCCTCCGACATCTTCTCCCTCGGCTCCGTCCTCACCTACGCGGCGACGGGGCGGGGACCTTTCGACGCGGTGTCGCCCTACGAGACGGCGACGGGGGTCGTCGAGTCGACCCCCGAACTCGACCGCGTCCCCGTCGAGTTGCGCCCCTTCGTCACCCAGTGCCTGGCCAAGCACCCGAAGGAACGCCCCACACCGGACGAGCTGTTGGCGTTGCTGCGGGGGGAGCCGGTTCCGCCCCGACCGCCGCAGACACCGGAAGCGGCCCTCGCGACCCGCCCCCGAAAGCGCCGAAGACTCCTGCTCGCGGCATCGGTGGGCGGTCTGTTGCTCGCGGTGCTCGGGGCCTGGACGGGCATCCGCCTGCTCGACGGGGATACGCCGTCCAGCGACCTTCCGCCCGGGTGGCAGTCCTGGCAGGCCAGGGTCAAGCTGGCGCCGGAGAGCACGGCCTCCGCGTCCTTCACGCGCTGCGTCGCCGCACGCGGAGGGCTGGTGTGCGCGGGTGACGACGTCCAGGCCGCGCGCTTCTCGCTGACCACCGGGAAGGTGGGGTGGAAGCAGCCCGTCAACGGCACGGAACCGGAAGGAATGTGGAGCGGCCTCGGCAACATCATCGGCACGTCGGCCGACCGCCGACAGGTGTACGTCTACCGGAGCCACGAGACCAAGAAGTCCGCGGACACCGTCGTCGCCCGGTACGAGATCCAGGCCCGCGACGTGCGCACCGGCAAGCTGCGGTGGAAGCACACCACCACGCACGGCGAGAGCGCCCTGGCCCCGGATCCGGCTCCTGACATCGGGGGCGCGGTGGCCACGAAGCACGGCATCCTCACGCTCACCGGTGCCGAGAACAGCGCCTACGCCCTCCTCGTCCCCGGCCGCGACAAGCCTGTCTGGCAGCGCAAGCTGCCCGCTGACCAGGGCTGCAACGTGCGCGCGGTCGGCGGGCGGGGCTATCTGGTCTGCGTGCCCCCGGGGCCGGACGGCGCCGCCGTCACGACCCGCGTCTCACTCGTCGATCCGCGCGACGGCAGGCCGCTGTGGACCGCCGAGGCCCGCGGCGAGCTGTACTTCGTCGGCCGGGCGGGCGACGGCCTCGTGTTCGTCCGCGAACCCCAGGGGAAGAAGCGGCAGCACCACTCCGTCGTCGTGGTCGAGCCGTCCTCCCGCCGTGCCCACACCGTGCGCCTGTCCCACCCCCAGGGCGCGGACACGCGCCTCCACCTCGCGGGCGGCACGCTCTACTTCGTCTCCGACAACGGCAGCGTCGGCGCCTTCGACCCGGGCACGGGCCGCAGGCTGTGGAGCCGCACGTCCTCCGTGGACTTCCCCGGCCCGCCCCTGGCCGCCGGCTCCCGCCTCTACATCGCCTCCCCGACCGGTCGGCTCGCGGCCCTGGACCGCTCCAGCGGCGAGGAGATCTGGGCCCGCTCCGGCCGCCGCCTGCCCCCGGGAGAGTTCGACCACGACCCCAAGGGGGGCGGGGCGCCCCTGACCCTCGTGGGCGACGCCCTCTACGTCCCCTACGGCGTCCGCTCCGTCTACAGCGTCGACGTACGAAACCCCTGACCGAAGCGCCCCGGCGCACGAAAAAGCCTCCGGCCCGGACACAGGAGAGAACCTGCGCACCGGGCCGGAGGCCACAGAGCGGGCGACGGGAATCGAACCCGCGTAGCTAGTTTGGAAGACTAGGGCTCTACCATTGAGCTACGCCCGCACAGCTCGCGCAGCGACCCCTCGCAGGTCAGCGTGCGCGGCACAGGCAGCATCGTAGCGGGTCCCGGCGGTGCGCCGCACACCCCCATTCACTCCCGTTCACGCGGGCGCCGCACTGCCTGCGGGCATGTACCCTACGTGTCGCACCGACGGGGTGTGGCGCAGCTTGGTAGCGCGTCCGCTTTGGGAGCGGAAGGCCGTGGGTTCAAATCCCGCCACCCCGACCAGCTGGTTCCCCCGCGCCCGGTGGCCTGTTGCCCGGCGGGGACCGGACTCCGCACGGCCCCGGCGGTCCGTTGCCCAAGATCGCATTGTGGGTCGGCTCCCGCATGCCGTTACTATGCAAGCTGCGTGCCCGTGTGTCTCTCAACCGGGCAGAATCCAAGAAGTCAGCCCACAAGGAGACCGAACCGTGAAGAGCGCCGTGGAGACCCTGAACCCGACCCGGGTTCGGCTCACTGTCGAGGTGCCCTTCGAGGAGCTCAAGGACAGCCTCGACGCGGCGTACAAGAAGATCAACCAGCAGGTCACGGTGAAGGGCTTCCGTAAGGGCAAGATCCCGGCCCGCGTCATCGACCAGCGGTTCGGCCGCGGTGCGGTGCTGGAGGAGGCCGTCAACGACGCCCTCCCGAAGTTCTACACCGAGGCGGTCAACGAGGCCGAGCTCAACGTCCTGGGCCAGCCCGAGGTGGACATCACCGAGCTGAAGGACAACGAGACCCTCAACTTCACCGCCGAGGTCGACATCCGTCCGGCCATCGAGATCCCGGACTACTCCGGCATCGAGGTCGAGGTCGACGCCGTCGAGATCTCCGACGAGGACGTCGACAAGGCCGTCGAGGAGCTGCGTGAGCGCTTCGCCTCCACGTCCCCGGTCGAGCGTGCCGCCGAGGACGGCGACGTTGTGACGATCGACCTGGAGGCCAAGGTCGAGGGCAAGGTCCTGGAGGACGGCGTCGCGTCCGGCGTCTCCTACACCATCGGCTCCGGCGAGCTGCTCGAAGGCATCGACGACGCCGTGAAGGGCCTGGAGGCCGGGGCTGAGGCCACCTTCACCTCCGAGCTCAAGGGCGGCTCGGCCGCCGGCAAGGAGTCCGAGGTCACCGTCAAGGTCACCCAGGTCGCCAAGCGTGAACTGCCGGAGCTGGACGACGACTTCGCGCAGCTGGCGTCGGAGTTCGACACCCTCGACGAGCTGAAGGCCGACAGCCGCAAGCGCCTGGAGACGGCCCGCCAGTTCGACCAGGCCACCCAGGCCCAGGAGCGCGTCCTGGAGAAGCTCCTCGAGCTGGTCGAGGTGCCCGTCCCCGAGAAGCTGCTCGAGGACGAGATCCGCACCCGCAAGCACAACCTGGAGCACCACCAGCTCGGTCAGATGGGCCTCGACCTCGCCAAGTACCTGGAGATCCAGGGCAAGACCGAGGAAGAGTTCGACGCCGAGACCCGTGAGCAGGCGGTCAAGGGCATCAAGACGCAGTTCGTCCTCGACGAGCTCGTCAACAAGGAGAAGCTGAACGTGAACCAGGAGGAGCTCACCGAGCACCTCATGCGTCGCGCGCAGTCCTCCGGCATGAGCCCCGACCAGTTCGCCCAGGCCGTCGTCGAGGGCGGCCAGGTGCCGATGCTCGTCGGCGAGGTCGCCCGCGGCAAGGCCCTCGCGGTCGTGGTCGAGGCCGCGACGGTCAAGGACACCAACGGCGAGGTCGTCGACCTCGACGACGAGGACGACGCCGTCGAGGGTGAGCAGGCGGACGCCGCCGAGGCCGACGCCGCCGCCGAGTCGGCCAAGGCCGACGCGGAGAAGTCGGAAGCCTGATCTTCCACTGCCGTACCGCTGGGCCCCCGGGACACTCGTCCCGGGGGCCCAGCGGCCTTTCCGGGGCGGGGGCGCCCCGTAGGGGCGCGGGGAACTGCGCGACCAGCCCCAGCGGGCCCGCGGCCGCCGACGGCGCCGTATGGGGCAGACGCGTCTGCCGGACCGCGCCGTCGGCCCCTGCGGGACGGCGGGGGTTGCTCGCGCAGTTCCCCGCGCCCCTGACGGGGCACGTCCACCGCACCCCGAGGGGGCCCGCGCCCCCTCCGGGGGCGCAACCTGCGCTCACAGCGAACAGTCGCCCATGCGGGATTCCCCGAAGGGACCTGCGCGTTAGGGTCCATGAATACGGGGGCAGTGGAGTCCTTGCCCCCGGGACGAAGATGCGAGACGGCCGGAGCCGTCAGAGACGAGCAGGTGGATACGTGACGAATCTGATGCCTTACGCAGCCGGTGAGCCGTCCATCGGTGGTGGCCTCGGCGACCATGTGTACAACCGGCTGCTCGGCGAGCGCATCGTCTTCCTCGGCCAGCAGGTCGACGACGACATCGCGAACAAGATCACGGCGCAGATGCTCCTCCTCGCGGCCGACCCGTCGAAGGACATCTACCTCTACATCAACAGCCCCGGCGGCTCGGTGACCGCCGGCATGGCGATCTACGACACCATGCAGTACATCCCGAACGACGTGGTGACCATCGGCATGGGCATGGCCGCCTCCATGGGCCAGTTCCTGCTCACCGGCGGCACCGCGGGCAAGCGCTTCGCCCTGCCGCACACGGACATCCTGATGCACCAGGGCTCCGCCGGCATCGGCGGCACCGCCTCGGACGTCAAGATCCAGGCCGAGTACCTGCTGCGCACCAAGCAGCGCATGGCCGAGATCACCGCCCGCCACTCCGGCCAGACGGTCGAGACGATCATCCGCGACGGTGACCGCGACCGCTGGTTCACCACCGAGGAGGCCAAGGAGTACGGCCTCATCGACGAGATCATCAGCGCCGCTTCGGGTGTTCCGGGCGGCGGCGGCACGGGGGCCTGACCAGGCACCCCCGGGCCCCCGGCAGCGGCCTCCGCGAAGCGGTGGCCGCCGGGAGCGGCCCCAGCCGACCAAGCCCACGCTCACACCAGGACGGAACGCCTCAGATGAACACCTTCCCCGTCAGCGGCCAGGCCGCGGGTCTGCACACCGGCCCGCAGGTGGACAACCGCTATGTGATCCCGCGCTTCGTCGAGCGCACCTCGCAGGGCGTGCGCGAGTACGACCCGTACGCGAAGCTCTTCGAAGAGCGCGTGATCTTCCTCGGCGTCCAGATCGACGACGCCTCCGCCAACGACGTCATGGCGCAGCTCCTGTGCCTGGAGTCGATGGACCCCGACCGGGACATCTCGGTCTACATCAACAGCCCCGGCGGCTCCTTCACGGCGCTCACCGCGATCTACGACACGATGCAGTTCGTGAAGCCCGACATCCAGACGGTCTGCATGGGCCAGGCGTCCTCCGCGGCCGCCGTGCTCCTCGCCGCCGGCACGCCGGGCAAGCGCATGGCCCTGCCGAACGCCCGCGTGCTCATCCACCAGCCG from Streptomyces flavofungini includes:
- a CDS encoding PP2C family protein-serine/threonine phosphatase; amino-acid sequence: MAVRREGRERREQRARRAEAETFPARMKKRLHRARIGLRKSGVDYFRGDGSDWVALAALLLTVPVITACTIVNPVWFAPAALVLPIVAGGLLLRPSSLLGLYAASAAALIVESVQLGPYTEGPARVTPGTVLTVAACGFFGLLIAQFRSRVGVPWRGGGTMLFDLRERIRVQSKLPKLPRGWHREMALRPAGGQSFSGDFVVAARTNGGRTLEVVLTDVSGKGMDAGSRALLLSGAFGGLLGSLPPHAFLPAANGYLLRQDWDEGFATSIHLVLDLETGDYELLSAGHLPALQLSAGTGRWEEKSGEGPLLGVYDGAQFDPVKGSLRPGDVLMLFTDGIVEAADRDIAEGIDRLTGEADRYVPGGFHGAAWHLIEAVAKDVNDDRALLLICRDA
- a CDS encoding ABC transporter ATP-binding protein gives rise to the protein MGLRKKKRQQRDESATDQHAGTTATASDWAVELRAVRRQYGRGSGAVHALRGIDLALPRGSFTAVMGPSGSGKSTFLQCAAGLDRPTDGSVRLGGTEITGMSENKLTALRRTRLGFVFQAFNLLPSLTVEQNVLLPMRLAGHRPDRRKAAEMLSRVGLGDKGGRRPGQLSGGQQQRVAIARALVTAPDVIFADEPTGALDTTTAGEILNLLRSAVNGMGATVVMVTHDPAAAAHADRTLFLADGAIVDHLQGASAALIADRMTTLTRAAAPAYAGAAA
- a CDS encoding ABC transporter permease; this encodes MSFVPNGLARAAVRFKPAAFVGTFVALAMAAFIVSACGILLETGLRASVPPVRYSGAPVVAAADQKSHYEAGSGDDRSDNGAPVPDRARLADSLVAKAASAPGARTAVADVTFPVKQGKDALTAHGWGSTAFTGEKLTAGRAPGAGDVVLAGTGARVGERVTLTTADGPRDFRVSGVSGGKAPTAWFADSEAVRFSGHPGRVDAIAVLPKDGVTDDVLKSQVAKALGDKAEVHTGDGRGGAEDPGLTEAEELLTGLGGSFGGIAAMVAVFTAAGTVALSVGQRAREFALLRAIGTTPRQIRRTVATETLLVAPLAGALGCLPGIALANWWFGQLKDKGAVPEAVDLSVSFIPFAAAVGTAVVTALFAGMMAARRPARIKPGQALSEASVERLRPGWIRTPLGAAAAVGGVVLAGVAANTSGDDAANAALGVVMLFMLAVALLGPLVARACAGLFGLPMRGAGAPAALAAANSRSNARRMASAITPIVLAMAFASTLVFMHTSENKVAQNQQRDGITADHIVASRTGFDATAVREATGPGSGSAVGLLKTSVLLPMGSGGDRYLQSASTQAVTGTAADLAKVQDLGVESGRIDLGKGKVALDANLARNAHLKVGDRVELRLPDGTKARPEVSATYERGLGLSQVTLGGAEMKRHVTSAFDTEIWAKGSSAAALKHLASQGTVLDRDDYTTAQSKDRAVQAWANTTMAAVLGGFAAVAAANTLVMTVLDRRRELGTLRLIGSTRRQVLRMVRWEALLVTCAGVVIGTAIALATLVPMVRGLTGESPYIPPLLYAAFAGSAVVLGLVATTVPARAALGSSA
- a CDS encoding HD domain-containing protein, with protein sequence MTLMTLAEVEAVARRAHAGRTDKAGRPYAEHLAAVAEGTRARGGSPEQIAAAWLHDAIEDDALTPDWLAAAALAPATKAIVLALSKRPGEAPEAYAARIRATPGAVLVKEADLAHNADPGRLAVLDETTRTRLAAKYAHMRALLSEA
- a CDS encoding acyltransferase family protein translates to MTNSAQPHGRHRAPLPPLQSAGQEPVPGMPSPRVPQSAAATATTPRQTGRHSAPTVPPTARAHQSPHPSPAPAVPTAARPADGAAEPAKQRDAFFDNAKYLAIVLVAMAHAWEPLTDHSRTAEALYMTVYTFHMPAFILISGYFSRSFDMRPDRLKRLVTGVAVPYVIFEVAYTFFKRWADDDPTQPISLLDPWYLTWFLIALFVWRLTTPLWKVVRWPVPLALAIAVLAVVSPDIGDDLDLQRVLQFMPFFVLGLFIKPEHFQLVRRREVRVLSVPIFACAVALAYWAAPKMTSVWFYRRDSAQELGVPWWVGVVMTLALFGCSVLLTACFFAWVPRRRMWFTVLGAGTLYGYLLHGFLAKGSRFWDWFDANPWLYEPAGEVIVTVIAAAVVTLLCTPPVRRVFRFAMEPKMEWAFRRDAAALARERGASR